AATATTAACTCCTGCTCCGGAATTCTTGGATTTTTTCAAAACGATTTCCGATAGTTGTTTTTTTATCGATTTATTTGTTATTACTACAAAAAACCAAGGTTGGATTCTTAGGAAGCTTGGAACTGACGGCCCCCAGATCCCCGCCTCAATAATCTTATCCAAGATTTTCTTAGGGATGGATTTGTTTTTATATTTTCTTACTGTCGCGCGCTCTTTGATAAGTTTGAGTACATCAGTTTTCATACAAAACCTTCCGTGGCTGGTGAAGATTAAATTTTCTTAGCAAACCATTTTGTCATTGCTATTAGTGGAAGCATTGGCGGCAGGCCCGGAGCAAATGGCAATACACTGGCATCGCAGACAAAAAGATTCTTTAGTTTTGTTTCTAAGTTGTTATCTACAACTTTTCCAATAGCCGCAGTTCCACCCGGATGCGCGCCTTTTAATTTTGTGACAAATATGTTCTTTGGGTCAACTCCGCATTCAACAAGAATTGTTTTGGCAATATCTCTTCCTTTTTTTAGTTTTCTTAGGTCGTTTTCTGTAGGGGCTTTGGATATTGTGCCATCAGGATAAACTTTTCCAATAGAATCGTCATTAATCTTTGTCATGATTCCGATTAATTTTCTTCTTTTGAAAATGTTTAGGTAGTCTTTTGGCTCTAATCCGGAGAATAAACCGATGCAATTAGGGTCTACAAATGGCGACAATACAAATCCTTCGGTTTTGTGGAATTTAGTACAAACTACAGACATTGATAATTCTTTTGCCTGTGTAGAATCTTTTGCAACTCCATAAGTCATATGAAACAAATCTACAAAAAGATTATCTCCAGCTTCAATCCCTGAATTTTGTAGAATTATTGGAGTTCCTATGCCTCCTGCGGAAAGGATGATTTTGTCAGCAAAATACTTCTTTCCATTCTTTCCTTCTACTCCAGTGGCTTTCCCGCTTTCTTCAATAATCCTTTTAACTGAGAATCTAGTAATTAAATCAATGCCTAGGTGTTTGATTTCCTCCCAGCATTTTTTTGCCGACCATTTTATGCCAAATTTGCACCCTTCAGAGCAATGTCCGCAGTCAAGGCATTTTCCCGTAATACTAAACTTAGGCATAGGGAACATCTCATAGCCAAGTTTATTCGCAGCATCCATTATCCTGTGCGAAGTTTTACCAATTTCAAGGCCGCTATCTCTGACAAAACATTCTTTTTTCGCCTCGGCAATTTCATCTTTGAAGTCAATGCTAAGTTGGTTGTATTCTTTGTCGGTGAAATCAACCGCGTTTCCGCAGCTAACAATGCTTGTGCCTCCAACGCCGAAAACCCTAAAAATCGTAACTCCTTGGATACTTTTTGCAAGAGCAAATTTATCATAAAAAAGCGCAGCAGGAAAAACCGAACCCAAGTTATTAATAATCCCGCCTTTTTCTAAAAGCAATACGGTTTTATTTTTTTTAACTAATTCTTTAGCAAGCACTAATCCGCAAAGCCCGGCTCCTACAATTATATAATCATATTTTTTTTCCATTTTTCACCTCTGTTTTCTTAGGAAGTAAGTTAGTATTCTTTCTAAGAGGCTGTTGGTGATATTTGGCATAGTAAAGCCACAACTTTTTAGTATCGCATTTGTATCAGTAGAGTCAAGATTTATTTTGAAATTTACCGAAAGGATTGTAGCGCGTAAAATTGCCTGTTGCGTAGGGGTAAACTTATCGGCAATAAATTCTTCCAAGCTTGTAATCTTGGGTTTTTTAAAGTTTGCCAGTTTAGCTGCAGTATTAATTATTGTTTCTATTGGAACTAAATCTGTTGGGATAGGATGGAATGTCTTGTTTTTTTCTTTTGTGGTGTTTGCTAATACGTAAATCGCGTTTGCTGTTAGGTCAATCGGCACCAAGCTTAGGCGGGCGTCTTTAATCGGCAGAGTATCAAACAATTCAATCCTGCACAGGTTAATAAATTGATAGACGTGTTTAAATTGGAATGTTTTTCCTTCTATAGAATCTCCCATGATCATAGAAGGCCTAAATATATCAACCCAAAGCCCTTTTTTACGGAATTCTACCACAATTTTCTCTGCTTCAAACTTTGTTTTTTCGTAATTTGTATCAAACCCTTGTCCGACATCCAGATCCTTTTCGGTAAATTTATTATGATAATTACCGTAAACATAAGCTGTGCTGATGTGGTTGATTTTCTTGAGTAAGCCATTTTT
This genomic interval from Candidatus Omnitrophota bacterium contains the following:
- a CDS encoding FAD-dependent oxidoreductase, which gives rise to MEKKYDYIIVGAGLCGLVLAKELVKKNKTVLLLEKGGIINNLGSVFPAALFYDKFALAKSIQGVTIFRVFGVGGTSIVSCGNAVDFTDKEYNQLSIDFKDEIAEAKKECFVRDSGLEIGKTSHRIMDAANKLGYEMFPMPKFSITGKCLDCGHCSEGCKFGIKWSAKKCWEEIKHLGIDLITRFSVKRIIEESGKATGVEGKNGKKYFADKIILSAGGIGTPIILQNSGIEAGDNLFVDLFHMTYGVAKDSTQAKELSMSVVCTKFHKTEGFVLSPFVDPNCIGLFSGLEPKDYLNIFKRRKLIGIMTKINDDSIGKVYPDGTISKAPTENDLRKLKKGRDIAKTILVECGVDPKNIFVTKLKGAHPGGTAAIGKVVDNNLETKLKNLFVCDASVLPFAPGLPPMLPLIAMTKWFAKKI
- a CDS encoding SDR family oxidoreductase, whose product is MNSQKTIFLTGGTGLLGSYLLKIFLENNHKVFALSRSSKEKTSQNRILEVLKFWDTKFQPDNLVILEGDVGKDNLALSNQTLQELRDSVEEIYHSAAITDLNRPINEITNINVTGTKRILDLSDSFAKNGLLKKINHISTAYVYGNYHNKFTEKDLDVGQGFDTNYEKTKFEAEKIVVEFRKKGLWVDIFRPSMIMGDSIEGKTFQFKHVYQFINLCRIELFDTLPIKDARLSLVPIDLTANAIYVLANTTKEKNKTFHPIPTDLVPIETIINTAAKLANFKKPKITSLEEFIADKFTPTQQAILRATILSVNFKINLDSTDTNAILKSCGFTMPNITNSLLERILTYFLRKQR